One window of Pleurodeles waltl isolate 20211129_DDA chromosome 3_1, aPleWal1.hap1.20221129, whole genome shotgun sequence genomic DNA carries:
- the LOC138283430 gene encoding gamma-crystallin M2-like isoform X1 produces the protein MSSLQITFYEDKNYGGRSYECNSDCSDLNSYFSRCSSLRVHSGCWMLYEHPNYLGRQYYLRRGEYPEYQRWMGYNDSIRSCRMIPEHRGSFRIRLYERSNFGGQMMDFTDDCPNVYDRFNFNDIHSCQVNDGHWIFYEEPNYMGRQYYMRPGDYRQYSDWGAASPRVGSFRRVNYM, from the exons ATGTCTTCACTGCAGATCACCTTCTACGAGGACAAGAACTATGGGGGGCGCTCATACGAGTGCAACTCTGACTGTTCCGACCTGAACTCTTACTTCAGCCGCTGCAGTTCTCTCCGAGTCCACAGTGGTTGTTGGATGCTCTATGAGCACCCAAATTACTTGGGACGCCAGTACTACCTGAGAAGGGGGGAGTACCCCGAGTACCAACGATGGATGGGATACAATGACTCCATTAGGTCCTGTAGGATGATCCCAGAG CACCGAGGATCTTTCAGAATCAGGCTGTATGAGAGAAGCAACTTCGGAGGCCAGAtgatggattttacagatgactgcCCAAATGTTTATGATCGGTTCAACTTCAATGACATCCACTCCTGCCAAGTAAATGATGGGCATTGGATCTTCTATGAAGAGCCCAACTACATGGGACGTCAGTACTATATGAGACCCGGAGACTACAGGCAATATAGTGACTGGGGTGCCGCCAGCCCCAGGGTTGGCTCCTTCAGACGAGTAAATTATATGTAA
- the LOC138283430 gene encoding gamma-crystallin M2-like isoform X2, whose product MGKITFYEDKNYGGRSYECNSDCSDLNSYFSRCSSLRVHSGCWMLYEHPNYLGRQYYLRRGEYPEYQRWMGYNDSIRSCRMIPEHRGSFRIRLYERSNFGGQMMDFTDDCPNVYDRFNFNDIHSCQVNDGHWIFYEEPNYMGRQYYMRPGDYRQYSDWGAASPRVGSFRRVNYM is encoded by the exons ATGGGAAAG ATCACCTTCTACGAGGACAAGAACTATGGGGGGCGCTCATACGAGTGCAACTCTGACTGTTCCGACCTGAACTCTTACTTCAGCCGCTGCAGTTCTCTCCGAGTCCACAGTGGTTGTTGGATGCTCTATGAGCACCCAAATTACTTGGGACGCCAGTACTACCTGAGAAGGGGGGAGTACCCCGAGTACCAACGATGGATGGGATACAATGACTCCATTAGGTCCTGTAGGATGATCCCAGAG CACCGAGGATCTTTCAGAATCAGGCTGTATGAGAGAAGCAACTTCGGAGGCCAGAtgatggattttacagatgactgcCCAAATGTTTATGATCGGTTCAACTTCAATGACATCCACTCCTGCCAAGTAAATGATGGGCATTGGATCTTCTATGAAGAGCCCAACTACATGGGACGTCAGTACTATATGAGACCCGGAGACTACAGGCAATATAGTGACTGGGGTGCCGCCAGCCCCAGGGTTGGCTCCTTCAGACGAGTAAATTATATGTAA